The DNA window CTTTCGACGGATCTGTCCTTGTGCTTGCAGAACCAGGCTATACGCAGTTTGACCTTCACTTTGAAATCTTTGGTTTTCCGGTGAGGGTGCATCCCTGGTTCTGGGCGATGGGGCTCATTCTGGGCGCGTTGTCGGCCGAAGGAGCCGGTGAAGACATGAATATCGGGCTGATCGTTCTGATCTGGATGTCGGCCGTGTTCATGTCGATCGTGCTGCACGAGTTGGGCCATGCGGTACTGATGCGGCGGGCCGGCATGTCGCCCCATATTGTGCTGTACGCGATGGGCGGTCTGGCTGTCCCCGGCGATAGCTCCTATGGCTCGTCGTACTCGTCGTCGTCGTTTGGACGTCAACAAGGGCGTTCCTCGAAGTTCAACTGGGAGAAGATCTTCATCTCAGCCGCCGGCCCCGGCATTCAGCTGCTGTTCGCCCTGGCGCTGGCCGCGATTGTGTGGGCCGCCCATGGCAATCTGGTCTACGTGCGGCCGTTTTATGTAGTGGTGGTCGACATCGCCAATCCTTATCTGCTCGAAATGCTGGGCGCGCTGATGTTCATCAATACGCTCTGGCCGCTGCTTAACCTGCTGCCCGTTTTTCCGCTGGACGGCGGACAGATTGCGAGGGAGTTTTTCGTCGGAGCCGATCCCTGGAACGGCCTGCGGAACTCGCTCTGGCTATCGCTGGGCGTCGCCTGTGCGCTGGCCATATTCGCCCTTACGCGAGAGAACGGCATGTTCCAGATGTTTCTGTTCGCTTCGCTGGCCTTTAACAATTACCAGATGCTCCAGGCCGTCAACGGCGGCGGAGGCGGCCGTCCCTGGTGACGCGATCGTTTTGACAATGCCCCTCGCGGCAGTCTTTGAGCACCCGTCCCCCTTGGCCGTAATTAACCTCGGGCGACCTCCGGCAGAACCAGGCGACGCTATGCAACAGGAAACGCCCTCGCGACGGATCGTTTTACTGGGCGCCAGCAACGTGGCGAAGTCGATTTCGACCGCGGTGTCGGTCGCCCGCGAAGGCTTTCCGGGTCAGCTGGATCTGCTGGCGGCGATGGGTCACGGCCGGGCGTATACGCGCCACACCAGCGTGCTGGGACGCGGCCTGCCGGCGATCGTCAGCTGTTCTTTATGGAGCGACCTGGCAGCCCGACCGCCGGCGCCGACGACGGCGGTGGTCATGGATGTGGGGAACGACATCATCTTTGGAGCGACGACGGAAGAGGTCCTGGCGGGAGTGGAAACTTGCCTGGATCGCCTGGCGAAGGTCGACGCCCAGGTCACGGTGGTCGGTCTGCCGCTGGCTTCACTGGAGCGACTGGGACCCTGGCGATTCCAGCTGTTCCTGCGTCTGTTTTTTCCGTTCTCCCGGCTGGAGTATGCGGACGGAATGCAGACGGCCCGCGCGACGCATCAGCGGCTGAAACAACTGGCGGCGGACCAGGGTGCGACGTTCGTTCCCCAGCGCGGCGACTGGTATGGAGTGGATCCGATCCATCTTCGGCGCTCGTTTTGGTCGCCTGCGTGGAAAAATTTTTTTTCTTTTACAAGCGACGCGCCAGCGCAGCGCTGGGCGCTGGGATCACCGGGCCGCTTCCTGTACTTGCGGACGCGTTCGCCGGCCCTGCGGAAGTGGTGGAACTGGGAGCAGCGGGGCCTGCAGCCTTGCGGCCGGCTGGCGAGCGGGGTCGACCTTTCCTGGTACTAACGCCGTCTGGTGTCAGGTTCTGGCGCCGGCCCCGAGGGCCGATCCGGACAGGCTCCTTCGCGCCGCCAGCCGCCCTTGCCGCGAACGGCATTCGTAAACCTCAAAAAAAATGGGCGCGAACGCGCAAGCGTGCGCAGCGGACCGCTGGCCGCAACGCCTTGCGCCCTGTTGAAACGGGCCAAAACCGGCCCGTGCCTGGCTGGCCTGGCGCAGGAAGTGTCACAATGTGACACCATAAAAACCGCGACTTTCTGCAGCCCTTCGGCATGCGAGGCGGAACCAATTACCGTTCGCCCGGCAGGCAAAAAAACCACGTCTGCGACCGCGCCGACAGGCGGTCCAGTAAACGGCATTCGGCAAGGCCGCGCACAGGCCGCGGCAGCGCGTCCAATCGGCCTTGACGAGATGACGTTGTTCGCCAAGATTTATGCGGAAAACGTGTTGCATAAATTCCGATGATTCGTACAACTACATTGTTCAATCCAGGAATGATCGCTTGAAGTTGTTTGTCGCTTGACACTTTCAAGAAACAAACAACGCCGCTTGTGAGATCGTGCTCACAGGATCGAGCGTTCGGTTAAGTTCGGGGAGAGTTCGGCGGCCTGCTTTCGACTGTCGAAAACAGCCAGCCAAACTCACCGTGCTTTTTTAGGGAGGACCCACTGTGGCTAAGAAAAAAGCTGTGAAGAAGACCGCTGCCAAAAAGGCGGTCAAGAAGGCGCCGGCGAAGAAGGCCGTCAAGAAAACGGCCGCCAAGAAGTCGGTGAAAAAGTCGGTCAAAAAGACCGCCGCCAAAAAGTCGGTGAAGAAGGCGCCCGTCAAGAAAGCAGCGGTCAAGAAAACCGCCGCCAAAAAGTCGGTCAAGAAAGTCGCCGCCAAAAAGTCGGTCAAAAAGGCCGCCAAAAAGAAGACCGCGAAAAAGAAGTAAGCGTTTTCGACAAGGCAACAGCCACAGCCTGGTGGCCGATGCGACCCTTCCGGGTCGCAACCGTGCTGACGCTGGAACCAACGCGAAAACCACACTTCCGACCACAACGAGAAAGAGCCGCCTGATAACCTCAGGCGGCTCTAGCTTTTGCGTCCCTCAGCTTCGCCGCTGCGCACCCTAAAGGTCGACTACGGCTCCCAGGTACGCACCCGCCCAATCCAGGCGTTAATCTGCTCGCGCTTCATCTCAAACAGCCCGAACAGCACCAGGATGCACACCCCCAACGCCATCCCAAAAGCCCACCACGGCCACACATGCTCAATCGCCTGGGCGGCCCGCGACACCATGCTCAAAATGGCCAGCAGCACAAAGAACGACCCGTAATAGAGAAACGCCCTGACCTGCAGCATAATGCCGGCCAGCACGCCCGCCGCCGAGAGCCCCATGAGCACCATCGGCGGCCACAGCCGCAGCTCTTCGCCCGACAACATCAACTCCGCCGTCGAACTCAAATAGATCACCGAGATCGCACCATATCGCACGGCCGTCAGCAGCCCTCGTTCCAGACGATCCCGTTGCACCTGGGCCGCGATCAAAACCGAGATCGCCGGCGGAATCAGCCACAACTGCGGGTTCTGCCGCCAGTCAAATCCGCTCTCGCCCAGCACCAGCCATAACGCCAGGTTGCCTGCCGCACAGGCTGCCAGCGCACTGGCCAGCGAACGCCTGGTCGCCGCCAGTCCCACATAGACCAGGCCGGCCAGCAGCGCGACCAAAGGTCCACTCACCCCCAGCGATTCGTACGCCAGCGGATGCCCCGCCGGCAAAGCCCAGATCGCCGCCAAGGGAACCAACGGCAGCAAGCTGGCCGTCCGCTGCAGGGGCTCGCCCAGCACGACCAGCCCTCGCCTGCGGAACACCTCTCCCGCCCCCACTCCTAGTCCCGCCAGCAATAAAACGAGATACGGCCAGAAGGTCCGCACGACGCCGCCAAACCACTCCGGCGACGCCAAATAAAAGTGCGCAAACAGCAACCCGCCCACCAGCTGCGCCGCATACACGTACGCCATCCGCCACGGCATCCCGGTCGGGGTGAACATCTGCTTCCACGCTCCCTCCAGGTCGGTCGGCGCGTCGTCCGGCTGGTCGGTCGCTCTCTCTGACGCCAAGGCGGACCAGAGCAGCACTCCCATCAGCCCGCTTAGCGCCACGGCCACCACCGCCGTTTGCACGCCGTCGATGGGAGCTCCGGTGTATCCGACAACCTGGCCGAAGTACGCCGCCTCACAGGCCAGCACCCCCAGCAAAGCCGCAATCGCCGCCACGCAACATCCCCGCGCGGCTTCCATGAGCGAGTCCCGCCAGCCAGCCGCCGGAAACCACCTTCCGGCCCCCAGCGGAAAGGCGACCGCCAGCGCGCTGAGCACCACGAGAATACGAATGGCGCGGCTCAGCACAATCGCCGGCTCCCAGCCCGGCGGCATGTCAGCCCACGACACCAGCAACGCACTAAAGGTCGCCAAGAGCAGCGACAGTCGCTGCAGCCAGTCCCGTTGCTCTGCTTCCGCCTGAAACGCCAGTCCGGCCGCCGCCAGCACCGGCCCGAACGCCGCCAGCACCCGCACTTCGCGATCCGCAAAACCCAGGTCCGCCAGACTGCTCACCCCGGCGGCGATCAGCGCCAGCACCACGCTCATACCAGGCAGCCACTGGGCGACCTGCTGCAAACCCAGCGACGTTTCCGGCACGCCCAGCCGCGTTCCCCTGCGGGCCAGCTTCCCGCCCTGGCGCCATAGCCACCCGGTCAGCGCCCCATAAGCGCCCAGCAGAACGCCCACAGCGGCGAACGTCACCCGCACTGCCAGATCAGGCGTCATCCGGTTCAGCGGCCCCGCGTAAAAGTCCTCCGCCTTGTCCAGCAGCAACGCCGCCAGCACCAGGCCTGCCATATAAAGGCACGGCAACGCAAACCGCTGCCGTCGATCCCACAGCGCCAGCGTCAACAATGCGATCCAGGCCAGCCAGGCAAACCACGTCGCCCAGCCGCTGAAATCAAACACCCAGGGCGAAGAAAGATGCGACCGCACGACCGACGTCAGCAACAACCCGCCGCCCGACCAGACCAGCAGCAGCAAGCCGCCGCCGATCGCAGCCCACGGCGCCGCGCCGATCCCCAGGCACGCAGCGACGTCCGACTGTTGCCGCCGCACTTCCAGCCCTTCCCACCACAGGGCGACCATCATCGCCGCCGCCAGCATGAGCGACGCCAGGTTCAGCCAGCCCTGCTCCTGAATACTACTTGAAGCCAGCAGCAGAAAAACGCCCACCGGAGCCAGCAACCCCGAGACATACTCCAGGCGGCGCCACGGCGTGGACCAGCCCAGGCAGCAAAGCACCAGGACCGACCCCAACAGCATGCCGCCCGACCATTCCGGCCAGGGATCGCCGCCGAAGCCCGCCAGCGCCCAGCATACGGTCGCCCCGATCAACACGCCCGCACATTCACGGGCGGCCAGCACCCGCGCCGGATCTTCCTGCCGGCGGACCAGCGTCGCCCAGACCACGCTGGCGCCGCCGCCCGCCAGCCAGCAGGCCGTTAGCAGATGGTAACCCAGCCACGGAACGGACGGGAATCGCACCTGCAGGGCGGCTCCTCCCAGCCCGGCGAACAGCACCAGGACAGTCGGCAGCAGCCGTTCCCACTGCCAGCGAACACGCACCTGCCACAGCACCAGTCCCGCCGCCAGCAGCAACCCCAGCCAGGCCGGCCAAAGCCCAAGCGTCGCCAGATAACGATCGACCCGTTGCGGTTCCAGCAAGATCGAAGCAATCGCCAGCACCGGAGCCGCTGAGGCCAGCAGCAACGTCAGTCCCCGCTGGATCAAAAACGGCGCCCGTAGCCAGTGCGACGCCCGCTCGTCCCTTTCCCCCGTCCACCGCGCCAGGCCGAACCAGAGCCAACTGCTGCAGGCCAGCGCCACCACATTCGTATGCCAGCAGAGCACCTCCTTGACCGCCGGATTCAACGGGCTGTCCGCCATGTAAAGCAAGAAGCCCAGCGTCGCGCCGATCTGCCCCAGGACGGTCGCCCCCACTGCCAGGATCGGCTGGCGTTCCCGAATCGCAAACGCCCAGAACACGCCCGCCAGCAGCAGCAAAGGAGCCAGAAACGAAAGCTCCGGTCCCAGCCGGGCAAACAGTGTCCCCGCCAGCGGCCCGCCCAGCGTTTCCCCCGCCAGTCGCAGCAGCACGGTCGCGCCCGTAATCATCAGGATCGGTCCCACCGCCAGCACCAGGCTGAGCGTCGCCGCCGTCGGCGCGGCGCCGCGGAAGTCGGCCCGTTCGTTCAGCAAGCGGCAGCGTTGCAGCCATTCCTCCAGCCACTGTCGACCGCACACGGCCGCTGCGACCAGGACCGCAAAGCCTGCCAGCAGCCAGCGAAGCGTCGACGCCGCCGCGACTGCTTCGCTCGCCTGCGCCGCGCCCCACCAGGCGGCCGCTGCTCCCAGCAAACAGCCCCACACCACGACCGAAGTCGAACCCCTTTCCCAGCAGGCCACAACGGTCGCCGCCGCCAGCGCCAGGATCGCCCAGCCGGTAACCCCGCCAATCGCTTCCTGGGCAGCAAGGACGAACGTCTTCCCCAGCACTCCGACCGGCAACAAACTTCCCAGTTCGGCCAGCACCGCCGGTCCCGCCGACGCTATCGCCACAAACAACAGAAGCCCCACGCTTGCCGCCAGCAGCGCGCGGTCCACCGTGCCGCCCGCATCCGACAACAACCGTCGCGTCGCCTCCCAGCGTCTCAACCCCACACGCAGCAACGGCCAGAAAGCACACCACCCGGCTGACGCCAGCAGCACCCAGGCGGCAAAGTACAGGTCGAACAGTCGCCCGTTCCACGCCTCGTAATGCAAACCGACCGCCAGCAGCAACAGCCCGGCGCCCAGCGTCAACAGCGATTGAAAAACAGTGAAGAGCGCGCGACGATCGGCCGCGATCGCCGCCCCCAGCCAGACGAAGGCGATCCCCAGCGTATAGCCGCCCGCCATTCCATAATGCCCCTGCGGCAACCGACAGACGCCGACCAGCGCCAGGCCGCTGATCGCCATTGCCGAAACCAGCAACGGCCCCACAAACGGATCCGCCAGCACGGCCGGCCCGCGCAGCCGCTTGCTAACCAGCCAGCCGCCCGCCAGCAGCAAGGTCAACCCGGCATGCGCCATCGCCGCCAGCAACCAGGGATGCTCCGGCAGCAGCGTCGCCCAGGCCAGCCCCTCCCGCACCCAGGCGTTCCACACCAGCCCCTGCACCAGAG is part of the Lignipirellula cremea genome and encodes:
- a CDS encoding site-2 protease family protein, with amino-acid sequence MLAEPGYTQFDLHFEIFGFPVRVHPWFWAMGLILGALSAEGAGEDMNIGLIVLIWMSAVFMSIVLHELGHAVLMRRAGMSPHIVLYAMGGLAVPGDSSYGSSYSSSSFGRQQGRSSKFNWEKIFISAAGPGIQLLFALALAAIVWAAHGNLVYVRPFYVVVVDIANPYLLEMLGALMFINTLWPLLNLLPVFPLDGGQIAREFFVGADPWNGLRNSLWLSLGVACALAIFALTRENGMFQMFLFASLAFNNYQMLQAVNGGGGGRPW
- a CDS encoding SGNH/GDSL hydrolase family protein; translation: MQQETPSRRIVLLGASNVAKSISTAVSVAREGFPGQLDLLAAMGHGRAYTRHTSVLGRGLPAIVSCSLWSDLAARPPAPTTAVVMDVGNDIIFGATTEEVLAGVETCLDRLAKVDAQVTVVGLPLASLERLGPWRFQLFLRLFFPFSRLEYADGMQTARATHQRLKQLAADQGATFVPQRGDWYGVDPIHLRRSFWSPAWKNFFSFTSDAPAQRWALGSPGRFLYLRTRSPALRKWWNWEQRGLQPCGRLASGVDLSWY